From Bacillus pumilus, one genomic window encodes:
- a CDS encoding SDR family NAD(P)-dependent oxidoreductase: MHVHVQLHQKAALVTGSTDGFGEAICLALARAGAHVFLHTFYDESKARSIYEDIQKMGGQASIIMNPLETPRDATRMLRQVIDTCGKLDILVNQAAQGAEAELDAAHPDKWVDEVESAVNTVFLSSQAAVWHMVDQKQGCIINISSSGSITGDGGISHATSNSMLNAMTKGLAREFKDKGIRVLALLPPPLHLVPDTEQIKETVAHMTVFLSTSYGAFTDGAAIMLDGGESAG; the protein is encoded by the coding sequence ATGCATGTGCACGTCCAGCTTCATCAGAAAGCGGCACTTGTGACAGGTAGCACAGATGGATTTGGAGAAGCCATCTGCCTGGCTTTAGCCCGGGCAGGTGCACATGTTTTTTTACACACATTTTATGATGAATCAAAGGCTAGATCCATTTATGAAGACATTCAAAAAATGGGCGGTCAGGCGAGTATCATCATGAACCCGCTAGAAACACCGCGTGATGCCACGCGTATGCTGAGGCAAGTGATCGATACATGCGGGAAACTAGATATTTTGGTCAATCAAGCAGCGCAAGGAGCGGAAGCGGAGCTTGATGCCGCTCACCCTGATAAATGGGTGGACGAAGTGGAATCAGCTGTGAATACTGTCTTTCTTTCCAGTCAAGCCGCCGTATGGCACATGGTGGACCAGAAGCAAGGCTGTATTATTAATATATCATCATCAGGCAGTATCACAGGTGATGGCGGGATCTCACATGCTACATCGAATTCTATGCTGAATGCCATGACAAAAGGGCTGGCGCGAGAATTTAAAGACAAAGGTATCCGTGTGCTCGCCCTATTGCCGCCTCCTCTCCATTTGGTTCCTGACACAGAGCAAATCAAGGAGACTGTGGCCCATATGACGGTCTTTTTAAGTACATCATATGGCGCTTTTACAGATGGTGCAGCGATTATGCTTGATGGGGGTGAGAGTGCTGGCTAA
- a CDS encoding SDR family NAD(P)-dependent oxidoreductase, giving the protein MGVRVLANDQKPVLIVGGAQGIGKEIAERFLKEGHRVAVSDIDEQGLSLLKKQHSQLLTFQADVSSWESVQQMISAAERELGGIAHLVYSAGMTKSLPFLEVDFSLWKKTLSVNLYGLYYCIKASAPYICERQEGSIVMIGSGSAITGSGGGIQYYASKAGAFGLMRSLVKELGAHHVRINVIAPRVIESQMLDTLYPTEEEKKQLQSLIPVGRLGRPDDIAGLTLFLTSDEGSYLHGQIILLDGGRTYQPKYTEGKRAER; this is encoded by the coding sequence ATGGGGGTGAGAGTGCTGGCTAATGATCAAAAACCAGTTCTCATCGTTGGTGGTGCCCAAGGGATTGGAAAGGAAATTGCCGAGCGTTTTTTAAAAGAAGGGCACAGAGTCGCTGTGTCCGATATAGATGAACAGGGACTTTCGCTTTTAAAAAAACAGCATTCTCAGCTGCTGACATTTCAAGCTGACGTTTCATCGTGGGAAAGTGTTCAGCAGATGATCTCAGCAGCTGAAAGGGAGCTCGGCGGCATTGCTCATCTTGTGTATTCAGCAGGGATGACAAAATCACTTCCTTTTTTAGAAGTTGATTTTTCACTTTGGAAAAAGACACTTTCTGTGAACTTGTATGGTCTTTACTATTGCATCAAAGCGTCGGCACCTTATATATGTGAGCGGCAAGAAGGAAGCATTGTCATGATTGGATCAGGATCTGCTATAACTGGCTCAGGCGGCGGTATTCAGTATTACGCCTCAAAAGCAGGTGCTTTTGGCCTGATGCGTTCGCTTGTAAAGGAATTAGGGGCACACCATGTGCGTATCAATGTGATTGCACCCCGTGTGATTGAATCTCAAATGCTTGATACGCTCTATCCTACTGAGGAGGAGAAAAAGCAGCTGCAATCGCTCATTCCTGTCGGGAGATTAGGAAGACCAGACGATATCGCAGGACTCACTTTATTTCTTACAAGTGACGAGGGAAGCTATTTGCACGGACAAATTATCCTGCTAGACGGCGGGAGAACGTATCAGCCGAAATATACGGAGGGAAAAAGAGCGGAGAGGTAA
- a CDS encoding sugar-binding transcriptional regulator → MLNWEERRQLVKVAHLYYTDGWTQQEIAKKLNVSRPVISKLLQKAKDVGIVEVYIKDESIHTVELEKQLETTFQLTDAVVVPSVGTMSEMVKRAVGQAGAYYLSKNMKDAEKIGISWGTTLAELVKEYPFERRNDVKVIPLEGGMGRQAVDIHANQLAYELAKKMNGTCSYLYAPAILETEELKERLMAMQDIEAVLEEGRNVDIALIGIGNPHKGSTLKTVGYLKEEDLSGLRQSGAVGDIGFRFFDGQGKPVQDELNQKVIGLSLEQLKSVKTVIAVVEGTHKAESILGALNGGFIQVLVTDELTAAAILKEASVQ, encoded by the coding sequence ATGCTGAATTGGGAAGAAAGACGACAGCTCGTCAAAGTTGCTCATCTTTATTATACAGACGGGTGGACGCAGCAGGAAATCGCAAAAAAGCTCAATGTCTCAAGACCAGTCATTTCAAAGCTCTTACAAAAAGCAAAAGATGTGGGAATCGTTGAGGTGTACATTAAAGACGAAAGTATTCATACGGTGGAGCTGGAAAAGCAGCTAGAAACAACATTTCAATTAACAGATGCTGTCGTTGTCCCAAGTGTCGGGACAATGTCTGAGATGGTGAAACGGGCAGTCGGTCAAGCAGGCGCCTATTATCTATCTAAAAACATGAAAGATGCGGAGAAAATCGGCATTTCATGGGGAACCACACTGGCTGAGCTTGTAAAGGAATACCCGTTTGAGCGAAGAAACGATGTGAAGGTCATTCCTTTAGAGGGCGGAATGGGCAGGCAGGCAGTCGACATTCATGCCAATCAGCTGGCATATGAGCTGGCAAAGAAAATGAATGGCACGTGTTCCTATTTATATGCCCCGGCGATTTTAGAAACAGAAGAATTAAAAGAACGGCTTATGGCAATGCAGGATATAGAAGCTGTGCTTGAAGAAGGTAGAAATGTAGATATTGCCCTCATCGGTATTGGCAACCCGCATAAAGGTTCAACGTTAAAAACAGTTGGTTACTTAAAAGAAGAGGATTTATCTGGTTTAAGGCAATCAGGGGCTGTTGGTGATATTGGCTTTCGTTTCTTTGACGGTCAAGGCAAACCTGTCCAAGATGAACTGAACCAAAAGGTCATTGGTTTATCACTGGAGCAGTTAAAGAGTGTCAAAACGGTCATCGCTGTTGTAGAAGGAACCCATAAAGCTGAAAGTATTTTAGGGGCTTTAAATGGCGGCTTCATTCAAGTGCTGGTGACAGACGAACTAACGGCGGCAGCCATTTTAAAGGAAGCTTCCGTCCAATAA